Proteins encoded within one genomic window of Salipaludibacillus agaradhaerens:
- a CDS encoding response regulator transcription factor has protein sequence MEVGQTENVKCMAALIDPDGKFKYQYRDEVLDVHCPVVSSFNDVPLTANLVFYYVHQEEDVDFLTSIIKGVGKTFRGKIVLVTNPLYNTECISKLLILPIHGLIFTNTFKIYMDSVATFFDSYPFLLDPELHKVVAEDIFTIKHKSKPIKKFVLNDKQIEGILKENEKIVLEKLINGKSTGEIANEMYFAPSTINNVIGRILMILNANDRTEAVVKAIRSNWVSSIK, from the coding sequence ATGGAAGTAGGTCAAACAGAAAATGTGAAATGTATGGCAGCTTTAATAGATCCTGACGGCAAATTTAAATACCAGTACAGGGATGAGGTATTAGATGTACACTGCCCTGTGGTCTCATCATTTAATGATGTCCCACTTACAGCAAACCTTGTATTTTACTATGTTCATCAAGAGGAGGATGTGGACTTTCTCACTTCCATTATCAAAGGTGTAGGGAAGACGTTCAGAGGAAAAATCGTTTTAGTGACAAACCCTTTATATAATACGGAATGTATAAGTAAGTTACTTATATTACCAATTCATGGTCTTATCTTTACTAATACATTTAAAATCTATATGGATTCTGTAGCGACGTTTTTTGATAGTTACCCGTTTTTACTAGATCCAGAGCTTCACAAGGTGGTAGCTGAAGATATCTTCACTATCAAGCATAAAAGTAAACCAATAAAAAAATTCGTTCTAAATGACAAACAGATTGAAGGTATTTTGAAAGAAAACGAAAAAATCGTCTTAGAAAAATTAATAAACGGTAAATCTACGGGTGAGATTGCAAACGAAATGTATTTTGCCCCTTCAACAATTAATAATGTCATTGGGAGAATTTTAATGATTTTAAATGCGAATGATCGTACAGAAGCTGTCGTGAAAGCTATCCGAAGTAACTGGGTGTCGAGTATTAAGTAA
- a CDS encoding DUF5362 family protein, with the protein MENIMNRISIWGKICGIGSIILGAMSVIISLMASSFSGLITGVVTAFLGYLLYKAGTEARRYLETSSEDAIEHLLEHFAKYLLISGILLIFSIITTVFSLFVILQGVGSYY; encoded by the coding sequence TTGGAAAACATCATGAATCGAATCTCAATATGGGGAAAAATCTGTGGAATAGGGTCCATTATATTAGGGGCAATGTCAGTCATAATAAGTCTTATGGCCTCTTCCTTTTCTGGTCTCATTACTGGTGTTGTGACAGCATTTTTGGGCTATCTACTCTATAAGGCGGGTACTGAAGCAAGACGATATTTAGAAACATCATCAGAAGATGCTATCGAACACTTGCTTGAGCATTTTGCGAAGTATCTACTCATTAGTGGTATTTTATTAATTTTTTCTATCATAACGACTGTTTTCAGTCTATTCGTAATCTTACAGGGTGTAGGCAGTTATTATTAA